The following proteins are encoded in a genomic region of Procambarus clarkii isolate CNS0578487 chromosome 23, FALCON_Pclarkii_2.0, whole genome shotgun sequence:
- the LOC123764116 gene encoding uncharacterized protein produces MNRETCGRLCLPSAPCFRQPSSSVRQPSSSVRQPSSSVRQLPSSVRQLPSSVRQPSSSVRQPSSSVHQPSSSVRQPSSSVRQLPSSVRQPSSSVHQPSSSVRQLPSSVRQPSSSVRQLPSSVRQPSSSVRQLPSSVRQPSSSVHQPSSSFRQPSSSVRQPPSSVRQSSSNVRQPPSNVRQPPPSIRQPPSSVRQPPPVFVSRPLAFASRCSHGLCL; encoded by the coding sequence ATGAACCGAGAAACGTGTGGAAGATTATGCTTACCGTCAGCCCCCTGCTTTCGTCAGCCGTCCTCCAGCGTTCGTCAGCCGTCCTCCAGCGTTCGTCAGCCGTCCTCCAGCGTTCGTCAGCTGCCCTCCAGCGTTCGTCAGCTGCCCTCCAGCGTTCGTCAGCCGTCCTCCAGCGTTCGTCAGCCGTCCTCCAGCGTTCATCAGCCGTCCTCCAGCGTTCGTCAGCCGTCCTCCAGCGTTCGTCAGCTGCCCTCCAGCGTTCGTCAGCCGTCCTCCAGCGTTCATCAGCCGTCCTCCAGCGTTCGTCAGCTGCCCTCCAGCGTTCGTCAGCCGTCCTCCAGCGTTCGTCAGCTGCCCTCCAGCGTTCGTCAGCCGTCCTCCAGCGTTCGTCAGCTGCCCTCCAGCGTTCGTCAGCCGTCCTCCAGCGTTCATCAGCCGTCCTCCAGCTTCCGTCAGCCGTCCTCAAGCGTTCGTCAACCACCCTCCAGTGTTCGTCAATCGTCCTCCAACGTTCGTCAGCCGCCCTCCAACGTTCGTCAACCGCCCCCCAGCATTCGTCAGCCGCCCTCCAGCGTTCGTCAGCCGCCTCCAGTGTTCGTCAGCCGTCCTCTGGCGTTTGCCAGCCGGTGCTCCCACGGGTTATGCTTATAA